The following nucleotide sequence is from Natronosalvus caseinilyticus.
TTGATCTGTACGCTCCGTGTATGTCCCAGCAATCGACAGACGTTCAGGAGACGATTGCGATGTCTTCTTCGCCGTCTAATCCCTTTACCGCTCTGCCACGGACGGAGTGGCGGGACGTCTTCTTTGGACTTCCGGACGAGGTACAAGAAGTCCTCGTCGTGGATATGAGTCGGTCGGAACTGGAGGCCTTTATCGACCGACTCGACCCAGACGAGGTGACCGAGGTTCTCAGATTCACCGATGAAGAGACGCGTGAGGCACTCCTCGCTACGCTCGATAACCAGCGCCGCGAGAAAATCGACTTTTTACTCTCGTTCGACCCAGAAAGTGCAGCTGGGCTGATGAGCCTCGATTACGTTACCGTCGACGAAACACGGCAATTCCCCGAAGTGACCGAGCGAGTTCGTCGATTCGAAGAGCGAACGGGACGTGTTCCGACGATTTTCGTTACCGCTGATGGTGAATTACAAGGTGAACTCCCCGGCGCGGCACTGTCGATAGCCGATACCGCCACCGAAACGGTTAGTGACTACGTACAGGAGACGCCGCACGTCCGCTACGACCGCGATGACGAAGAGGTGATCGAGGTTTTCAAGCAAAACCGCGAGCGCGCCGTCGCCGTGCTCGATGAAGAGAACGACATTCTCGGAGTGATACACGCCGAGGACTTGTTGCAACTGCTCGAAGAGGCTCGAGGGGAAACGCTCTACGACTTCACTGGCGTCGCAGAAGAGGAGAGCGTCCTCGACGGTCCAGGAGCGAAGATACGGAGGCGGTACAAGTGGTTGATCCTCAACCTTGGAACCGCATTTATGGCTGCAGCGGTCGTTGGACTGTTCGAGTCCACCATTGCCGCCGTCGCTATTCTGGCAGCGTACATGCCAGTCGTTGCCGGGATGGGCGGGAACGCTGGGACGCAGGCGATGGCAGTCACCGTTCGCGGAATTTCACTCGGTGAGGTGTCACTCAACACCGGCAAGCGGGTGATCTTCAACGAAGTCGTTGCTGGTGCGGCCAACGGGTTCATTACCGGTGTGCTCGTGGCCGTGATCGCTATCGCCTTCTCGTTTGGCGAGTTCGGGCTCTTACTCGGGGCCGTCATTGGTGTCTCGATGGTGGCGAATCTCGTCATCGCGGGGTTTTTCGGAGCGTTAACCCCGCTGTTACTCGACCGAATCGGATACGATCCGGCCACGTCGGCGACGATCTTCATCACCACGGCAACCGACGTACTGGGCTTTTTCGTGTTCCTCGGATTGGCCCGAGCAATCCTATTATAACTGCAGCCGAGTGAGCCCAAATCGGTGTTCCTGTAACCCACACCGAACCAACCAATCGACGAGGAACTTGAGGCGTACCGCGATGCACTCGTCGTCGACGGCATCCCCGAGATTGTGTTTGGATGTGAGGATGTGAGGATGTGAGGATATCGAGGCCGAATACGAACGCTCGAGCGAGCAGGACATCGAGTGTACCCGGGAGCCGATGACCGCGGGAGACGTTACGATGTCGTCTTCGACGACACGTACGAGACCTCACACAGATCGTGCAGCAACGAGGTGAACGACGAGGCCAGGCTGACCACCGAAACCGAATACGGGACCTTCGCTCGGTAATAGTGAGCGCGTATTCCGCACTACAACGGTACAATACCGAACGCAGAAATTCGACCGGGCGAACGTTTCG
It contains:
- a CDS encoding magnesium transporter; this encodes MSQQSTDVQETIAMSSSPSNPFTALPRTEWRDVFFGLPDEVQEVLVVDMSRSELEAFIDRLDPDEVTEVLRFTDEETREALLATLDNQRREKIDFLLSFDPESAAGLMSLDYVTVDETRQFPEVTERVRRFEERTGRVPTIFVTADGELQGELPGAALSIADTATETVSDYVQETPHVRYDRDDEEVIEVFKQNRERAVAVLDEENDILGVIHAEDLLQLLEEARGETLYDFTGVAEEESVLDGPGAKIRRRYKWLILNLGTAFMAAAVVGLFESTIAAVAILAAYMPVVAGMGGNAGTQAMAVTVRGISLGEVSLNTGKRVIFNEVVAGAANGFITGVLVAVIAIAFSFGEFGLLLGAVIGVSMVANLVIAGFFGALTPLLLDRIGYDPATSATIFITTATDVLGFFVFLGLARAILL